TGGAGGTTTTATGCAGATTTGTATTATGGAATTGCATGCACTAAATAAGGAGAAAGAATGAATTTGCGGGCAACACTGATTTTTCCAAAAAATTTTTATATATCTGCGCTGTATTAAACATGAGAGGGGGTAAGAACTGATGGAAGAAACCCTTTATAATATAGAAATACACAAGGATGAAGAGGGGTATTTTGGGAGGATATATTCAGATATCGATGGTGTAAAAGAGTTTAAAAGCAACAACATTGACAAGCTTTTGCGGGATATAACACTTGACATGCAGTTGGCTCTTGAAGAGTTCACAGGTGCACGTTCAACTGATTTAATTGACACCCTGGAGAAATAGCCTTTTTTCATCGCCCTTTTTATAGGGCAATCTTTTTAAATATTCCGCATATTTGGTGTTCTTACCTATACCTTATATTATATGGAGGATTAAATTTGAAATACACTAGGTTTGAAAAAGCACGTATCATAGGCGCCCGGGCTTTACAGATATCGATGGGTGCCCCATCGTTGATTAAAATACCAAAGGAGTTCATGGAGCCTATTGAAATAGCCATGTTGGAGTTCAAAGAGGGTGTTATACCCATAACAGTTAAGCATCCTAGTCATCCTACTACCAAGAATAATTAAAAGAGGAAAAATTTTATGAGTGAAGATGAACAAAAAAAGGAGATAGATACTGCTGATCAAAACTCTGATATGATGATTTCTGAGGAAACCTACATGACCTCTGGTGTACATATTGGGACTAGGCAGAAAACAGCTGATATAAAAGATTTTATTTATAAAGTTAGAAACGACGGATTGTATATTATTGATGTTAAGAAAACTGATCAGAGGATAAAGATGGTTTCTAAGTTTCTCGCTAAATTTGATCCCTCTAAGATCCTGGTTGTATCTGTACGTCAATATGGGCAGAAACCTATTAAAAAATTTGCTGAGAACACAGGTATGAGAGTGCTTGACGGGCGTTTTAGACCAGGTACTTTAACCAACCCGAATGCACAGGGTTTTTTTGAGCCGGATTTGTTGTTTGTTACTGACCCATTAACTGATGCGCAGGCTTTACATGAGGCTAGAAACCTTGGTATACCTATAGTAGGGCTTTGTGATACTAATAATGAGACAAAATACCTTGATTTAGTTATACCAACTAATAATAAGGGTAGACGTGCACTTGCTCTTGTTTATTGGCTTTTAACAAGAGCGGTGATGAAAGAACAGGGTAAGATCAAAAACTTTGATGAGTTCAACCTTCAAATAGAAGATTTTGAGGCTGAGTTATAAAAACAGTTTTTTTAAATAACCGAGTGTTGTTTACCTAATCTAAGAGGAGACATTAATTTGCAGGTTAAAATAGGCGATAACATTGTACTTGTTGGCACAGCACATGTTTCTAAGGATAGTGTCAATGAGGTTAGGAGTGTAATTGAGGAATACAAACCTGATGTTGTTGCTGTTGAGCTTTGTGAGAAAAGATATGATACTCTAGTTAACAAAGATAAATGGGAGAATACACCTGTTACCGCTCTTATCAGAGAGAACAGAGCCTACATTGTTCTGGCTCAAACATTTTTGGCTTCTATACAGCGTAGACTTGGTAAAGAATATGGTGTAGAACCTGGTTCTGAGATGATTGCTGCTATTGATGAAGCAAAGAAGAAAAACCTGAGGGTAGCGCTCATAGACAGGGATATCTCTGTTACACTCAAGAGGGCTTGGAGGAAGATGGGTTTCAGGGAGAAGACTAGGCTTGCTTGGGAGTTCATGAAGGCTCTTGTTGGGTATGACGAAGAAGAACTTGAAGATATAGATTTAAAGGAGCTGATGAAAGAAGATGTTATCTCTGCTATGATGAAAGAGTTTGGGGAGATAGCACCTGGCGTTGCTGATGTTCTTATACATGAGCGGGACGAGTACATAGCTAAAAAAATACTTGATGAAAGTAAGAATGGTAAGGTTGTTGCTGTTGTAGGCGCAGGCCATTTAAACGGCATCAAAGAATGTTTAGAAAAAAAGGAGCTAAAAGTTGATTTAAAAAACCTTGAGACTGTCCCTAAAAAACTTATAAGCTTAAGTAAGGTAATTGCAGTAGCTATACCAACAATATTTTTTGGGATAATAATATGGCTTATAATAACACGTGGGCCTAATGCCTTTAACCAAATTGGTAACATCTTCCTATTGTGGTTTCTCATACATGGTGCTCTCTCGGCGCTTGGAGCAGCAATAGCAATGGGTCATCCACTATCTATAGCAACCGCTTTCTTAGCAGCAACTTTCACATCACTTGAGCCTTTCTTTGCACCAGGATGGTTTGCAGGGCTTGTAGAAGCAAAACTGAGACCACCCAGGATCAAGGATTTTCAGGAGATAAGTAAAATCGAGGGGCTCAGAGATTTCTGGAGAAATAAGGTTATAAGGTTGCTTATGCTAGTAGCTCTAGCGAATCTCGGTAGCATGATCGGGACTTTCATAGCAGTACCATTGATATTAAGCATCGGGCTATCAGGTTAATCTTGTTTAAAAAAAATTATTTACTATGATTTGTTGATTAGAGATTGAGTATATGTCTGATGGAAAAAAAATCTACAGATCATTTCATGATATTCCACCTAGGGAGTACATGTATTTCCCAAAAGGTGTAATCGAGGCGGATAAACCTGGGCGATTCAGTAGGACAGAAATTGTGCATCTTTTAATCTCAATTGTTGTTCTAACAATAGCGTTTTCTTTTGCTTTCACAAATAACAACCTGTTTTATGGTATTGACATTAATTCTTTGATTTCTTTCTTACCTATATCACTTTTAGCTGTTTTAACAGCGTTTTTTTTCCATGAGCTATCACATAAGTTTATGGCACAAAAATATGGTTTATGGTCAGAGTATAGAATGTACCCCCTTGGTTTATTATTAGCATTGTTATTAGCATTTTTTACAGGCTTTGTGTTTGCAGCACCAGGTGCGGTAATGTTCAGAGGTGATTCAAGAAGTTTTGAAACAGGACGGATAGCAACTGCTGGGCCTCTCGCCAACATGGTAGTAGCATTGGTAACATTAATATTATATTTTGTCTTCTTTGAATCAATAATAGGCCAAGTTATTGGCTTCATTTGCTTAATTAATGCTTTCCTGGCTACATTCAATCTGCTACCATTAGGATCGCTTGATGGTGCTAAAATTGTGAGATGGAACGCAACAGCCTGGGTTATATTATTTAGCATAGGCATCGCGATTATGGTCTATGGTATGA
This is a stretch of genomic DNA from Candidatus Thermoplasmatota archaeon. It encodes these proteins:
- a CDS encoding DNA-directed RNA polymerase subunit K — encoded protein: MKYTRFEKARIIGARALQISMGAPSLIKIPKEFMEPIEIAMLEFKEGVIPITVKHPSHPTTKNN
- the rpsB gene encoding 30S ribosomal protein S2 codes for the protein MSEDEQKKEIDTADQNSDMMISEETYMTSGVHIGTRQKTADIKDFIYKVRNDGLYIIDVKKTDQRIKMVSKFLAKFDPSKILVVSVRQYGQKPIKKFAENTGMRVLDGRFRPGTLTNPNAQGFFEPDLLFVTDPLTDAQALHEARNLGIPIVGLCDTNNETKYLDLVIPTNNKGRRALALVYWLLTRAVMKEQGKIKNFDEFNLQIEDFEAEL
- a CDS encoding TraB/GumN family protein, giving the protein MQVKIGDNIVLVGTAHVSKDSVNEVRSVIEEYKPDVVAVELCEKRYDTLVNKDKWENTPVTALIRENRAYIVLAQTFLASIQRRLGKEYGVEPGSEMIAAIDEAKKKNLRVALIDRDISVTLKRAWRKMGFREKTRLAWEFMKALVGYDEEELEDIDLKELMKEDVISAMMKEFGEIAPGVADVLIHERDEYIAKKILDESKNGKVVAVVGAGHLNGIKECLEKKELKVDLKNLETVPKKLISLSKVIAVAIPTIFFGIIIWLIITRGPNAFNQIGNIFLLWFLIHGALSALGAAIAMGHPLSIATAFLAATFTSLEPFFAPGWFAGLVEAKLRPPRIKDFQEISKIEGLRDFWRNKVIRLLMLVALANLGSMIGTFIAVPLILSIGLSG
- a CDS encoding site-2 protease family protein; protein product: MSDGKKIYRSFHDIPPREYMYFPKGVIEADKPGRFSRTEIVHLLISIVVLTIAFSFAFTNNNLFYGIDINSLISFLPISLLAVLTAFFFHELSHKFMAQKYGLWSEYRMYPLGLLLALLLAFFTGFVFAAPGAVMFRGDSRSFETGRIATAGPLANMVVALVTLILYFVFFESIIGQVIGFICLINAFLATFNLLPLGSLDGAKIVRWNATAWVILFSIGIAIMVYGMTNISFAP